The sequence TGAGCGCCGGCGCCCACGACCACCAGCAGTGGCTGGAGTGGGGTGAGGGCCTGTTCGGACGACCGTGGGGCGAGGCGCCGTTCCTGTGGGCCGAGAGCTACTTCTACCGCAGACTGCTCGAAGCCACCGGCTACTTCCGGCCGGGGGCCTGGCAGGGCATCGACCCGTTCGCACCGTTCAAGGACGCCGAACTCGCCGGCCCGGCCGTGGACGCCGAGCTGGCGGCCCTCGGCGACCTGCCCTCGGACCTCACCCACGAACGAGCCGCCGCGCTGCTCTCCTCGGCGCTCTGGGGCAACCGCGCCGACCTGAGCTTCCGGATCACCGCAGAGGCCGGAGCGTCGATCGCGTCCGACCTGGTGGCCGACGACAGCGAGTCGCTCTGGGCCGAGCTGGAACGGGCCCGTGGCGGGCGCGTCTGCATCGTCGCGGACAACGCCGGCCGTGAGCTCCTGCCGGACCTCGTGCTGGTCGACCATCTCCTGGCGTCCGGCCTGGCGGCGCAGGTCGTCGTCCACGTGAAGCCGCAGCCGTACTACGTGTCGGACGCGACGACGGCCGATGTCCTCGCCACCGTCGAGCGTTTGCGCACCGCGATCGCACCGGCGGCCAGGACGATCGGCGAACGACTGTGGGGAGCGATGAGCAGCGGAGCACTCGTGATCCGCACGCACCCGTTCTTCTGCGCGCCGCTGCCGTTCCACGACATGCCCGCCGACCTTCGCTCCGAGTTCGCCGACGCAGCCATGACGGTGCTCAAGGGCGACCTCAACTACCGCCGGCTGGTGGGCGATCAGCTGTGGCCGCCCACGACGCTCTTCGCCGAGGCGGCCGGCCACTTCCCCTCGGCCGTCACGGCTCTGCGGACGCTGAAATCGGACGTGATCGTCGGCGTCGACGCGGCCGTCCTCGCTCGGCTCGACAGCGCCGGGACGCCGTGGCGCACCAGCGGCCGCCACGCCGTCGTCCAGGTCGATCTCCGTCCGTAGCCCGGGTGGGCGTACAGGAACATGCAGAAGGCCCCGGAGAGAACCTCTCCGGGGCCTTTTTGCCTTTTCAGGCGGCTGTGGCCAGGGCCGGGGTCGAACCGGCGACCTTCCGCTTTTCAGGCGGACGCTCGTACCAACTGAGCTACCTGGCCGTACTGCACCGTCTCTTGCGAGACGAGCGATCCCGACGGGACTTGAACCCGCGACCTCCACCTTGACAGGGTGGCGAGCTAACCAACTGCTCCACGGGACCTCGAGGTGGCGAACCACCCAGGTCTTACTGGGTCTTGCTTCACTGCACTGTACTACGGTACTGCGTGCCCCCAACGGGATTCGAACCCGTGCTACCGCCTTGAAAGGGCGGCGTCCTGGGCCACTAGACGATGAGGGCTTGCGGCCTGTCCCGCCGTTTCCGGCGCTCGGGGACGTCGAGAAGCATATGGGATGTCGGGCGGATCGCCAAAACGGGTTTCGGCCAGGTGGGCGGGTGGGTCGTCGGGGCCGGGCGGTGGGGCCGGCCGGTGGGGGCGGTTCCGGGGCGGGGCTCAGGACCAGCCGAGTTCGTCGAGCTCGTGGTCGTCGAAGCCGAAGTGGTGGGCGACCTCGTGGATCACCGTGGTGCGGACCTCCTCGACGACCTGCTCGCGGTCCTCGCACAGGCGCAGGGTCGGGCCCCGGTAGACGGTGATCCGGTCGGGGAGGACGCCCGCGTACCACTCGCCCCGCTCGGTGAGCGGGGTGCCCTCGTAGAGGCCGAGGAGTTCCGGGTCGGCCGGGTCGGGCTCGTCCTCGACGAAGACGGCGACGTTGTCCATCATCGCGGCGAGCCGCGGCGGGATCAGGTCGAGCGCGTCCGCGACCAGTACCTCGAAGTCTTCCGGGGTCATCTCCACCGGATCATTGTCGGGTCTGGGGTGACGGTGTGCCAGGCGGTCGGCACCGTCGATCGCCGGTGTTTGATGGGGCTGTGGCGACTTCGGAGGACTTGGTGGCGGACGGTGCCGGGCCCGGCCCGGCGGCGCGGGGGCGCCCGCCGGTGCTGCGCGGGCAGGGGCCGGCGGTGGCGGTGGTCGCGGCCGGCGGGGTTCTGGGGGCGACGGCCAGGTACGGGGCGGGGCTGCTGTGGCCGACCGGTCCGTCGGCCTTCCCGTGGACGACGCTGCTGGTGAACGTGGTGGGATGCGCCGTGATCGGGGTCTTCCTGGTGGTGATCACCGAGGGGCGGCCGGTCCACCCGCTGGTGCGGCCGTTCTTCGGGACCGGTGTGCTGGGAGGGTTCACGACCTTCTCGACGTACGCGGTGGACTTCCGCCGGCTGGTGGCGGAGGGGCGGCCCGGCCCGGCGGCGGGGTACCTGGCGCTGACGCTGCTGGCGGCGCTGGCGGCGGTCTGGACGGCGGCCGCGGTGACCCGCGGACTGCTGCGGCGGGCCGGGGTGCGGGCATGACGGCCGGAGCACGCGGGGAGGCCGGGGAGGCCGCCCGGCAGGGCGGGCCCGCACTGCGGCTGACCGTGCTCGTCGGCGAGAACGACCGCCGGCACCACCGCCCGCTGTACAGCGAGATCGTGCACCGGGCGCGGGCCGCCGGGCTGGCCGGGGCGAGCGTGTTCCGGGGGATCGAGGGCTTCGGCGCGTCCTCGCTGGTGCACACGGCGCGACTGCTGTCGCTGAGCGAGGACCTGCCGGTGGCGGTGGTGATCGTGGACAGCGAGGAGCGGGTGCGGGCCTTCCTGCCCGAGCTGGAGGAGCTGCGGCCGGCCGGGCCGGTGACCCTGGAGCGCTGCGAGCTGCTCCGGTACGCGGGGGCCGACAGCACGGGCTCGACGGGCGGCGCGGGGGAGGGCGGGGCGTGAACTGGCTGCTGGTGGTGCTCGGTGCGGCGGTCGGCGCGCCGCTGCGCTACCTGACCGAC comes from Streptomyces sp. TLI_053 and encodes:
- a CDS encoding damage-control phosphatase ARMT1 family protein yields the protein MSSARVILSGTPGSFARDVFHERHPKLVQQVLDALPYGPSQRAAVEDLLAESTSGVLQPLSAGAHDHQQWLEWGEGLFGRPWGEAPFLWAESYFYRRLLEATGYFRPGAWQGIDPFAPFKDAELAGPAVDAELAALGDLPSDLTHERAAALLSSALWGNRADLSFRITAEAGASIASDLVADDSESLWAELERARGGRVCIVADNAGRELLPDLVLVDHLLASGLAAQVVVHVKPQPYYVSDATTADVLATVERLRTAIAPAARTIGERLWGAMSSGALVIRTHPFFCAPLPFHDMPADLRSEFADAAMTVLKGDLNYRRLVGDQLWPPTTLFAEAAGHFPSAVTALRTLKSDVIVGVDAAVLARLDSAGTPWRTSGRHAVVQVDLRP
- a CDS encoding metallopeptidase family protein; this encodes MTPEDFEVLVADALDLIPPRLAAMMDNVAVFVEDEPDPADPELLGLYEGTPLTERGEWYAGVLPDRITVYRGPTLRLCEDREQVVEEVRTTVIHEVAHHFGFDDHELDELGWS
- the crcB gene encoding fluoride efflux transporter CrcB — translated: MLRGQGPAVAVVAAGGVLGATARYGAGLLWPTGPSAFPWTTLLVNVVGCAVIGVFLVVITEGRPVHPLVRPFFGTGVLGGFTTFSTYAVDFRRLVAEGRPGPAAGYLALTLLAALAAVWTAAAVTRGLLRRAGVRA
- a CDS encoding DUF190 domain-containing protein, giving the protein MTAGARGEAGEAARQGGPALRLTVLVGENDRRHHRPLYSEIVHRARAAGLAGASVFRGIEGFGASSLVHTARLLSLSEDLPVAVVIVDSEERVRAFLPELEELRPAGPVTLERCELLRYAGADSTGSTGGAGEGGA